In the Syngnathus scovelli strain Florida chromosome 16, RoL_Ssco_1.2, whole genome shotgun sequence genome, one interval contains:
- the LOC125983901 gene encoding uncharacterized protein isoform X1 produces MTKTMIVLFFLSICFVGINKGAPGASSRPNVTHPIVNDTSKNDSVQDKASCREIQGNEGCFLKFDRRCPGGQIVVQIVVKKNKTTIGHADYSKNPPSFDIDKTFARSMNESGIFLNHCINGSIVYHNCNGTPDDSTDFYCTNDTSKNGAPGSSSHVNVTHPIANDTSKNAGLGVVAAVALVIGAVPVALFVRKCVKRRKPDNHEGNDTAMQPLNAVTEANQAAQA; encoded by the exons atgacaaaaacgaTGATTGTATTGTTTTTCTTGTCTATTTGCTTTGTCGGCATAAACAAAG GGGCGCCCGGAGCCAGTAGCCGGCCCAATGTAACTCATCCTATCGTCAATGATACTTCAAAGAATG ATTCTGTGCAGGATAAAGCGTCTTGCCGTGAAATTCAAGGCAACGAAGGCTGTTTCCTCAAATTTGATAGACGTTGCCCAGGGGGTCAAATTGTCGTTCAAATTGTCGTTAAGAAAAACAAG ACTACTATCGGCCATGCCGACTACAGCAAGAATCCGCCCAGCTTTGACATCGATAAAACATTCGCAAGATCTATGAATGAGAGTGGTATTTTCTTAAACCACTGCATTAACGGTTCAATAGTGTACCACAATTGTAAT GGGACGCCTGACGATAGCACAGATTTCTATTGTACTAATGATACTTCAAAGAATG GAGCGCCCGGATCCAGTAGCCATGTCAATGTAACTCATCCTATCGCCAATGATACTTCAAAGAATG CAGGCTTGGGGGTCGTGGCTGCGGTTGCACTCGTGATCGGCGCCGTGCCCGTGGCCCTGTTCGTCAGGaagtgtgtgaa GAGGAGGAAACCAGACAACCATGAGGGAAACGATACAGCAATGCAGCCCCTCAA CGCTGTCACTGAGGCTAATCAAGCTGCCCAAGCTTAG
- the LOC125983901 gene encoding uncharacterized protein isoform X2: MTKTMIVLFFLSICFVGINKGAPGASSRPNVTHPIVNDTSKNDSVQDKASCREIQGNEGCFLKFDRRCPGGQIVVQIVVKKNKTTIGHADYSKNPPSFDIDKTFARSMNESGIFLNHCINGSIVYHNCNGTPDDSTDFYCTNDTSKNGAPGSSSHVNVTHPIANDTSKNGLGVVAAVALVIGAVPVALFVRKCVKRRKPDNHEGNDTAMQPLNAVTEANQAAQA; this comes from the exons atgacaaaaacgaTGATTGTATTGTTTTTCTTGTCTATTTGCTTTGTCGGCATAAACAAAG GGGCGCCCGGAGCCAGTAGCCGGCCCAATGTAACTCATCCTATCGTCAATGATACTTCAAAGAATG ATTCTGTGCAGGATAAAGCGTCTTGCCGTGAAATTCAAGGCAACGAAGGCTGTTTCCTCAAATTTGATAGACGTTGCCCAGGGGGTCAAATTGTCGTTCAAATTGTCGTTAAGAAAAACAAG ACTACTATCGGCCATGCCGACTACAGCAAGAATCCGCCCAGCTTTGACATCGATAAAACATTCGCAAGATCTATGAATGAGAGTGGTATTTTCTTAAACCACTGCATTAACGGTTCAATAGTGTACCACAATTGTAAT GGGACGCCTGACGATAGCACAGATTTCTATTGTACTAATGATACTTCAAAGAATG GAGCGCCCGGATCCAGTAGCCATGTCAATGTAACTCATCCTATCGCCAATGATACTTCAAAGAATG GCTTGGGGGTCGTGGCTGCGGTTGCACTCGTGATCGGCGCCGTGCCCGTGGCCCTGTTCGTCAGGaagtgtgtgaa GAGGAGGAAACCAGACAACCATGAGGGAAACGATACAGCAATGCAGCCCCTCAA CGCTGTCACTGAGGCTAATCAAGCTGCCCAAGCTTAG